The DNA window TGAGCGACAGCCTCTCCAATATGAGATCTAAGGTCTCCAAGGACTCCTCTACGGCCTTAGTCCCCTCGTCACCCTTAAGGCCCCTCATCCTCTCGAGGTCGCGCTTTAAACGTAGCCTGGCGCTCAGGAGCGACTTCTGGGCCTCCATAAGTTCATGAATTTGTCTGCTTTTAGTATCTTTAGGGCTTTGCTGCCTCCTGAAGAGCTTTGCCAATCGCTGCACCGGAGAGACTAGGGTGGACAAAGGGTTATATTTGATTCAAGTAAAATGACGTTTAACGACAAGCCTCGCCCTTCAGGGCGGGGAGGGGGTCGTCTTCTATACTCTTTGAACACCACAGGACCTGAAACACTGCGTGTGGCTAAGCCCTATGTGCCTTATGATATAACTTTTATTAATTAAAATAAATTAGAAAAATAATAAGAAAGACCTTATAGGCCCTCTTAAAAACTAGAAGAGCAGGAAGAACCATGAGCGAGGACCTAGAGAAGAAACTGCTGGTTGACAAGAGGACGCTCAAGGATGTCATAAATGAGCTCAAGCAGTGGAGCGCCCCAGCCACGGTTCTCCTAAGCCTCTATGTGCCGCCAGGAAGGCCCGTGAGTGACGTGGTCCAGATGCTAAGGGAGGAGCTGTCCCTGGCCGACAACATAAAGCTGAAACGAACGCGAAACGCCGTGAAGAGGGCCATAGCAGCCGCCATAGACAGGCTGACCGCGATCCCCAAGGTTCCTTCCAACGGTCTCGTCGCCTTCTGCGGCGAAAACCTCGACACGGGGGACTTCAAGTGTTACGTGTTCACTCCCCCTGACAAGGTGCCCGTGTTCTACTATAGGACTGACAAGAGGTTCGTGACGGAGATACTAGAGGACATGATTGAGAATGAGGACTCCGTCGGAGTCATAATAGTTGAGAGGGACCACGCCACCATAGGCCTCATAAAGGGGTCTCGAATACAGGTGCTTGAAGAGCTCGAGGACTTCATACCTGGCAAGCACATGATGGGAGGCCAGAGCCAGAGGAGGTATGACAGGATAATAGAGCAGATGGTTGACGACTTCATGAAGAAGATCGGCGAGAGAGCCAACGGGTACCTCCTGCCAATATATGAGGCGGGTAGGCTTAAGGCACTTATAATAGCTGGTCCAGGGTATGCCAAGTCTGACTTCATAAAGTCTGGCTACCTAGATTATCGCCTTCAGAAGATAGTTGACCCGCATCTAATAGACGTCTCCTATCAAGGTGAGGAGGGAATAAGGGAGGCCCTTGAGAAGGCCAGCGACGTTGTTCAGCTGTCACTATATAGGGATACAATCAACGCATTTGAGAACTTCAAGCTTAACCTCGCTAAGGGAACGGGCCTAGTTGTTTATGGACCTGACGACGTCGAGAAGGCGCTGGAAATGGGCGCCGTTTCAATGCTCCTAATACACGAAGATAGGCCTGACGTTGAGAAGTGGAGAGAGAAAGGCGAGTCGAATGGGGCAAAGGTCTACATAATACCTGAGTCCCTGCCTGAGGCTGAGTGGTTCATGAAGACGTTCGACGGGCTTGCGGGTCTCCTGAGGTTTAAGGTCAACCTTCAAACATAGCAGCGCAGCTCAAGGGCCCACTACGCTGGCCTCAGCGAGGGCTTCTATCCTCCGTTACCCTCTGTCTTATCAGTCCCGGACTTTAAGCGATGGCGAAAGGCATGGAACCTAATCCTCGGCTGATATCCTGCGTATCCTATCAACTCCACCTATATCCTCGATGAACTTAGCAACCGACGACGTCACGTACTCCTTCCACCTAGGATCGCCCCTAGCTATAAGGGCCCGTATCCTCTCGCCCCTCCACTCGTCTCTGTTAAACGTGGGCGGGCTTATGACCTCTACGCCGGCGTCTGAGAAGGCCTTGCCTATCACAGGATTCCTAGTCATTATCGCCTTAACCTTGGGTACATAGGACAAAACGTAGTAGGCACAGCCTATGCTAACCTCTAGGGTCTCTATAGTGGCCGTCACCAACCTGTCAAGGCTTATCCCCTCGTCCCTGGCCGAGAGTCTTGCCATCTCTATCCTTTCGCCGGCCGTGAAGGGGTTCCTCACGGTGTAGTTCTCTGATGCCATGCCAACTAGCACTACTACCTCGTCAAAGCCCTGAGACAGCGCCCACTTAACTAAACTCACGTGCCCTCTGTGAAACGGCTGGAACCTTCCGTAGAGGAGTACCCTCTCAGCCAAGTCCGCGACCCCTGCACACTCAAGAAGAAGAAATTAAAATAACCAAT is part of the Acidilobus sp. 7A genome and encodes:
- the prf1 gene encoding peptide chain release factor aRF-1 — encoded protein: MSEDLEKKLLVDKRTLKDVINELKQWSAPATVLLSLYVPPGRPVSDVVQMLREELSLADNIKLKRTRNAVKRAIAAAIDRLTAIPKVPSNGLVAFCGENLDTGDFKCYVFTPPDKVPVFYYRTDKRFVTEILEDMIENEDSVGVIIVERDHATIGLIKGSRIQVLEELEDFIPGKHMMGGQSQRRYDRIIEQMVDDFMKKIGERANGYLLPIYEAGRLKALIIAGPGYAKSDFIKSGYLDYRLQKIVDPHLIDVSYQGEEGIREALEKASDVVQLSLYRDTINAFENFKLNLAKGTGLVVYGPDDVEKALEMGAVSMLLIHEDRPDVEKWREKGESNGAKVYIIPESLPEAEWFMKTFDGLAGLLRFKVNLQT
- a CDS encoding nicotinamide-nucleotide adenylyltransferase, translated to MAERVLLYGRFQPFHRGHVSLVKWALSQGFDEVVVLVGMASENYTVRNPFTAGERIEMARLSARDEGISLDRLVTATIETLEVSIGCAYYVLSYVPKVKAIMTRNPVIGKAFSDAGVEVISPPTFNRDEWRGERIRALIARGDPRWKEYVTSSVAKFIEDIGGVDRIRRISAED